The segment CAGTGCGGCGATGGATTGGCCGATGAAGTCGGGGTAGCCGGGGGTGTCGATCAGGTTCAGCTCGGCGCCGTCGTAGGTGCAATGCGCCAGTGCCGAGGCGAGGGAGTGCCGGTACTCGCGCTCCAGCGGATCGAAGTCGCACACCGTGTCACCGCGCTCAAGGCTTCCCGCATTGGGAATGGCGCCACTGCGGTGCAGCAGGGCTTCGGTCAGGCTGGTCTTGCCGCTGTCGCCATGGCCGACCAGGGCGACCGTTCGAATGGATTCCACCGAGTAGTTCGCCATGAGTACCTCCGCGCGCTGGGGTTTTTCCAGTATAGGCAGGCGCCCGGTGGCTGCCCTGGAAGCTCGCAGCTCGTCACAACTCATTGATATCGCTCGAAAAATGAGCGGACCTCGGCAGCCCCCGCCATTCCTGGCCTTGGAAGTTGTCTGTACAGCTTGTCCACAGAAGGTTCCACCGGCTTTGTGAGTAAAAGACCGGTTTTCCACTGCCGGATGCAAGAACCAGGTCCTGGAGAGGCGAAAAAGGTGGGTGATCGATAATTGAGCGATGCGCTGTACAGGCCGTGGATTCAGGCGATGGGCGACTTGCCAACGGTTTTTCCACAGAGATTTTCACGGTTCTTGTGCGCAAGTTTTTGGCGAGCGGGTTCTCTTGTGCATGAAATTCGTGGAAAGCCAGGAATGATGCGGCTTGGGCCATACCGTGGCATCAACAGATTTTCCACAGGGTTATCCACGCTGATTGGGGGTAACCGAATTGCTGTGGCGGTATGGTTAAAAAGTGAACAGCGTGCTGTGTCGCAGATGAGACAAGGGCTGCAGGCTGTTTTCCACAGCTTGTGTACCCATCGCTACACAGATTTTGTGTGGAAATCCGCAAGTTGTTGAAATCGATCAGGAAATATCCAGGTAGCGGGAGGCCACGGCTGGCGTGGCCTGCAACCGTGGCTCTACAGATTGTCCACAGGTTGGTCCACGGAAAACGGGGGTAAGGCGGGGATATTGGAGGGCTCTTGGCCTATGGATTGCTGTTTTGACTGTGGGAGCGAATTCATTCGCGAGAAAAAGGCCGCAAAGCGGCCCGAGAAGCTGATGGGTGGGGCAGGCCTGCGGCCTGCAATCGCGATTGGAATCGCTCCCACAATGGTGCCCAGCCCTATGGAGTCATGCCCCCATCGCCGCACGGATGTCCGCCGCCAGTTCGCGCACGCGGTCCATCTCGGTATCCCAGGAGCACATGAAGCGCGCACCGCCAGCGCCGATGAAGGTATAGAAGCGCCAGCCCCTGGCGCGCAGGAACTCCAGTGCCGGCTCGGACATCTGCAGGAACACGCCGTTGGCTTCCACCGGGAACATCAGGCTGACGCCGGGCACGTCGGCCACCAGCTCCGCCAGCAGTTGCGCACAGGCGTTGGCATGGTTGCCGTAGTGCAGCCAGGCGTCGTCCTGCAACAGGCCGACCCAGGGGGCGGCGAGGAAGCGCATCTTCGAGGCCAGCTGTCCGGCCTGCTTGCAGCGGTAGTCGAAGTCTTCGGCCAGGTCGCGATTGAAGAAGAGGATGGCCTCGCCAACTGCCATGCCGTTCTTGGTGCCGCCGAAGCAGAGCACGTCCACCCCGGCCTTCCAGGTCAGCTCGGCCGGCGAGCAGCCGAGGAATGCGCAGGCGTTGGAAAAGCGTGCGCCGTCCATGTGCAGGTTCAGGCCCAGTTCCTTGCACACCTGGCTGATGGCGCGGACTTCGTCGGGGCGGTAGACGGTGCCGACTTCGGTGGCCTGGGTGAGCGTGACCACGCGGGGCTTGGGATAGTGGATGTCCTGGCGCTTGAGGGCGACTTCGCGAATCGCGTCGGGGGTCAGCTTGCCGTCGGCGGTCCTGGCCAGCAGCAGCTTGGAGCCGTTGGAGAAGAACTCCGGCGCGCCGCATTCATCGGTCTCGACGTGGGCGGTCTCGGAGCAGATCACGCTGTGGTAGCTCTGGCACAGGGACGCCAGGGCCAGGGAGTTGGCTGCGGTGCCGTTGAAGGCGAAGAAGACTTCGCAGTCGGTTTCGAACAATTGGCGGAAGTGGTCGGAGGCGCGTGCCGTCCACTGGTCCTCGCCGTAGGCGCGCTCATGGCCGCGATTGGCCTCGGCCATCGCGGCCCAGGCTTCCGGGCAGATGCCGGAGTAGTTGTCGCTGGCGAATTGCTGGGTCTGGTCGGTCATATCCTGGTCCTTTAGTCCGTTCGCCTGCAGGCACAGGCGCATGGGGCCTAACTTTACGCCAGGTTGCCACTGCAGGATTCGCTCACGGCGACATCCTTTTCTGTCTGCGGCGCGTGGTCAGGCAAAGGGAACTCATTGCGCCGGCGCTGCCTCACAACTCAGGAGCACGCCTCATCCGGAAGGAGGAAACGTCATGCGTTACCCGAACCTGATTGCCCTTTTCGTCCCCATGCTGATCGGCCTGCCGGCCGCAGCCGGCGAGTGGCCCACCGGCGAGCGCGAGCACTTCATCCAGGAGTGCAAGACCAGCGCCCAGGCCAATGTTCCCGTCGACAAGTTGCAGCGCTACTGCAGCTGCGCCGCCGACGGGGTCAGCAGCGAATTCAGCGGCGCCGAGCTGGAAGCGCTGAAGGCGCAGAAAACCCCGCTGCCGGAACAGACCCACCAGCGCCTGATCAAGGTTTCCCAATCCTGCCTGAGCCAACTGAACGGCTGAGCATTTCTTGATCGAACGGCTGCAGCCCAGGAATTTCGCGGGCTGCGTGGCCGATCCCACAGGTTGTCCACAGGACGGTCCACGCATTGTGGGGATAGAGGTCAGCCGGCGGGTTGCCAGGCAGCCGACCGTTCGCGGATATCCGCCGGAAAGCTGCGAGCCCTGCGCGCTTGGGTATCCAGGTGAACGCCCACCAGGGTGGTGACGGCGGCGATCTCGCCGGTTTCGTCGTTGCGCATTTCATGGCGGAAGCGAATGGACTTGTCCTTCACCTCCAGTACCTGGGAGTGGATGGACACCACGTCGCCGGCGTGAAGCTCGCGACGGTATTCGATCTGCTGTTCCACCGCCGCCATGCCTGCGTTCTCCTCGCGCAGCCGCGAGGGCGCCAGGCCCAGCAGGGTGAAGAGTTGCCAGGTGGCCTCGTCGAACTTGCCGACGTACCACATCACGTTCATGTGGCCCATGTGGTCGCAGTGCCAGGGATAGACGGCGCCGCGGTAAGTCAGGGTGTCGCTCATGTCAGGCTGCCTCGTGCTGGGTGGATTGCGTGAAGTCCGCGAGTACCTGCGGAAACTGGTTGATCACGATGGAAAGGTGCCCCTCCTGTGGATAAAGGTGCAGGTTCGCGCGGGGCAATCGCGCCTGCAGATAGCGCCCCATGGCTTCCGGCACGTGGCGGTCCAGGCCGCTCTGGTACAGGTGCACCGGCACCTGGATTCCCTCCAGGGCGAAGGGGCGGGGCGAGGCGATCAGCGCGGCTTCCGTGCAGGCGCCGCGAATGCCCTGGCGATAGGCCTCGGCCAGGAAGGTCGCGAAGTCTTCCGCTGTC is part of the Pseudomonas lalkuanensis genome and harbors:
- a CDS encoding acyl-CoA thioesterase; this translates as MSDTLTYRGAVYPWHCDHMGHMNVMWYVGKFDEATWQLFTLLGLAPSRLREENAGMAAVEQQIEYRRELHAGDVVSIHSQVLEVKDKSIRFRHEMRNDETGEIAAVTTLVGVHLDTQARRARSFPADIRERSAAWQPAG
- a CDS encoding threonine aldolase family protein; translated protein: MTDQTQQFASDNYSGICPEAWAAMAEANRGHERAYGEDQWTARASDHFRQLFETDCEVFFAFNGTAANSLALASLCQSYHSVICSETAHVETDECGAPEFFSNGSKLLLARTADGKLTPDAIREVALKRQDIHYPKPRVVTLTQATEVGTVYRPDEVRAISQVCKELGLNLHMDGARFSNACAFLGCSPAELTWKAGVDVLCFGGTKNGMAVGEAILFFNRDLAEDFDYRCKQAGQLASKMRFLAAPWVGLLQDDAWLHYGNHANACAQLLAELVADVPGVSLMFPVEANGVFLQMSEPALEFLRARGWRFYTFIGAGGARFMCSWDTEMDRVRELAADIRAAMGA